Proteins from a genomic interval of Streptococcus sp. D7B5:
- a CDS encoding pullulanase: MKKIPSQTEKKMIYGIRSLKNGTGSVLIGASIVLLSATMPTISANENLPQTQENTSAVTKAPTETETSQTQKETPISEQKNANASLDSKKEATAAETTTAVETTTAPETSKTEDATTSQTNSKEEKVEASTSTPTSDQKPQADTSFEEPIADNHFRIHVKKLPEENKDSQGLWTWDDVEKPSENWPNGAKSFKDAKQDDYGYYLDVKLKNEQAKKVSFLINNTKGDNLTGDRSVERLSPKMNEAWLDENYKVYNYRPQPAGTVRVNYYRTDGNYDKKSLWYWGDVKNPSSGEWPDGTDFTATGKYGRYIDIPLNEAAREFGFLLLDESKKGDDVKIRKEDYKFTDLKNHSQIFLKDDDETIYTNPYYVHDIRMTGAQHVAKSRIESSFSTLVGAKKDDILKRSNITDHQGNKVTITDIKVDEAGKKVTYIGDFSDTQHPYTVSYDSDRFTTRSSWRLKDETYSYDGPLGATLKEDGKRVDLTLWSPSADKVSVVVYDKKDPEKVVGTVALEKGEKGTWKQTLDANSGLGISNYTGYYYHYQIERQDKTVLVLDPYAKSLAAWNSDLAKTDAAHKVAKAAFVDPAKLGPQDLTYGKIRNFKSREDAVIYEAHVRDFTSDPAIAKDLTKPFGTFEAFIEKLDYLKDLGVTHIQLLPVLSYYFVNELKNQERLSAYASSNSNYNWGYDPQNYFSLTGMYSSDPKDPEKRIAEFKNLINEIHKRGMGAILDVVYNHTANVDIFEDIEPNYYHFMDADGTPRTSFGGGRLGTTHYMSKRVLVDSIKYLVETYKVDGFRFDMMGDHDAASIEEAYKAARALNPNLIMLGEGWRTYTGDENTPVQPADQDWMKKTDTVAVFSDDIRNNLKSGYPNEGQPAFITGGKRDINTIFKNLIAQPTNFEADNPGDVIQYIAAHDNLTLFDIIAQSIKKDPSKAENYAEIHRRLRLGNLMVLTAQGTPFIHSGQEYGRTKQFLDPAYKTPVPDDKVPNKSHLLRDKDGKPFVYPYFIHDSYDSSDAVNKFDWTKATDGKAYPENVKSRDYMKGLIALRQSTDAFRLKSLQDIKERVRLITVPGQNGVEKEDVAIGYQITAPNGDIYAVFVNADDKSREFTLGTAFAHLRKAEVLADENQAGPVGIAKPQGLKWTEKGLKLNALTAVVLRLSQGGAIVAPAVEEKPEFDLSSLEVEPEQGQAQNLAANPETQETATEARSQNLLPNTGTESKSLLALAGFSILALLGLGWLMKNKKEN, encoded by the coding sequence ATGAAAAAGATCCCATCTCAAACTGAGAAAAAAATGATTTATGGTATCCGTTCCTTGAAGAACGGAACTGGTTCTGTCCTTATTGGTGCCAGCATTGTCTTGCTTTCTGCTACAATGCCAACTATTTCGGCCAACGAAAACCTTCCTCAAACTCAGGAAAATACCAGCGCTGTGACCAAGGCCCCTACTGAGACTGAAACGAGTCAAACTCAAAAGGAAACGCCTATTTCTGAACAAAAGAATGCAAACGCTTCCCTTGATTCTAAAAAGGAAGCTACAGCTGCGGAAACTACTACGGCTGTGGAAACTACTACAGCACCCGAAACATCTAAAACAGAAGATGCTACTACAAGCCAGACTAACAGCAAGGAAGAGAAAGTAGAGGCCAGCACTTCGACACCAACTTCAGATCAAAAACCACAAGCAGACACATCTTTTGAAGAACCAATCGCAGACAACCACTTCCGCATCCATGTAAAAAAACTCCCTGAAGAAAACAAAGATTCTCAAGGTCTTTGGACTTGGGATGATGTTGAAAAGCCGTCTGAAAACTGGCCCAATGGAGCCAAGTCCTTCAAGGATGCCAAGCAAGATGACTACGGCTATTACCTAGATGTCAAACTCAAAAATGAGCAAGCCAAGAAAGTCAGCTTCCTTATCAACAATACCAAGGGGGATAACCTGACAGGGGACCGTTCTGTAGAGCGCCTCTCTCCAAAAATGAATGAGGCTTGGCTAGATGAAAACTACAAGGTATACAATTATCGACCTCAACCAGCAGGAACTGTCCGTGTCAACTACTACCGCACCGATGGCAACTATGACAAAAAATCTCTTTGGTATTGGGGCGATGTCAAGAATCCAAGTAGCGGAGAATGGCCTGACGGGACAGACTTTACTGCAACTGGAAAATATGGCCGCTACATTGATATTCCACTCAATGAAGCTGCAAGAGAATTCGGATTTTTATTACTAGACGAAAGCAAGAAAGGCGATGATGTGAAAATCAGAAAAGAAGATTATAAATTCACTGATCTAAAAAATCACAGTCAAATCTTCCTCAAAGATGATGACGAAACCATCTACACCAACCCTTACTATGTACACGATATTCGCATGACTGGTGCCCAACATGTGGCTAAGTCTCGTATCGAAAGCAGTTTTTCTACCCTTGTTGGAGCTAAGAAAGACGATATCCTTAAACGCTCTAATATCACTGATCATCAAGGGAACAAAGTAACCATTACTGATATCAAGGTTGATGAAGCAGGTAAAAAAGTGACCTACATCGGAGACTTCTCTGACACCCAACACCCTTACACAGTCAGCTACGATTCAGACCGCTTTACGACACGTTCAAGCTGGCGCCTCAAGGATGAGACCTACAGTTACGACGGTCCACTCGGTGCAACCCTAAAAGAAGATGGCAAGCGTGTTGACCTCACCCTCTGGTCTCCAAGTGCTGATAAGGTTTCCGTTGTTGTCTATGACAAGAAAGATCCTGAAAAGGTAGTTGGAACTGTCGCCCTTGAAAAAGGAGAAAAAGGAACCTGGAAACAAACTCTGGATGCAAACTCTGGTCTCGGTATCAGCAACTACACTGGCTACTACTACCACTACCAGATCGAGCGCCAAGATAAAACTGTCCTCGTTCTTGATCCTTATGCCAAATCACTAGCAGCCTGGAACAGCGACCTTGCAAAAACAGACGCTGCCCATAAAGTCGCTAAAGCCGCCTTTGTTGACCCAGCCAAACTAGGCCCACAAGACTTGACCTACGGGAAGATTCGCAACTTCAAATCGCGCGAAGATGCTGTCATCTATGAAGCCCATGTTCGTGACTTCACCTCAGATCCTGCCATCGCAAAAGACTTGACCAAGCCATTTGGTACCTTTGAAGCCTTTATCGAAAAACTGGACTATCTCAAAGACTTGGGTGTGACCCACATCCAGCTCCTTCCAGTCTTGTCCTACTACTTTGTCAATGAATTGAAGAACCAAGAACGTTTGTCTGCCTACGCTTCAAGCAACAGTAATTACAACTGGGGATATGACCCTCAAAACTACTTCTCCTTGACTGGTATGTACTCTAGCGATCCTAAGGATCCAGAAAAACGAATCGCAGAATTCAAAAACCTCATCAACGAAATCCACAAACGTGGCATGGGAGCTATCTTGGATGTGGTCTACAACCATACTGCCAACGTTGATATTTTTGAGGATATTGAGCCAAACTACTATCACTTTATGGACGCAGACGGAACCCCACGTACTAGCTTTGGTGGTGGACGTTTGGGAACTACCCACTACATGTCTAAACGTGTCTTGGTAGACTCTATCAAGTATTTGGTCGAAACCTACAAAGTAGATGGTTTCCGCTTTGATATGATGGGTGACCACGATGCGGCTTCTATCGAAGAAGCTTACAAGGCTGCACGCGCCCTCAATCCAAATCTTATCATGTTAGGTGAAGGCTGGAGAACCTATACTGGTGATGAAAATACGCCTGTACAACCTGCTGACCAAGATTGGATGAAGAAAACAGATACTGTCGCTGTCTTTTCAGACGACATCCGTAACAACCTCAAGTCTGGCTATCCAAACGAAGGTCAACCTGCCTTTATCACAGGTGGCAAACGCGATATCAATACCATCTTTAAAAATCTCATTGCCCAACCAACTAACTTTGAGGCTGACAATCCTGGAGATGTTATCCAGTATATCGCAGCCCATGATAACTTGACCCTCTTTGACATTATTGCTCAGTCTATCAAAAAAGACCCAAGCAAGGCTGAAAACTACGCTGAGATCCATCGTCGTTTGCGACTTGGAAACCTCATGGTCTTGACTGCTCAAGGAACCCCGTTTATCCACTCTGGTCAGGAATACGGACGTACCAAACAATTCCTTGATCCAGCCTATAAGACCCCTGTTCCAGACGATAAGGTTCCAAACAAGTCTCACTTGTTGCGTGACAAGGACGGCAAGCCATTTGTCTATCCTTACTTTATCCATGACTCTTACGACTCTAGTGATGCTGTCAACAAGTTTGATTGGACCAAGGCAACAGATGGCAAAGCTTATCCTGAAAATGTCAAGAGCCGTGACTACATGAAAGGATTGATCGCTCTTCGTCAATCTACAGACGCCTTCCGACTCAAGAGTCTACAAGATATCAAAGAGCGCGTCCGACTCATTACTGTCCCAGGCCAAAATGGTGTTGAAAAAGAAGACGTGGCCATCGGCTACCAAATCACCGCTCCAAATGGAGATATCTACGCTGTCTTTGTCAATGCAGATGATAAGTCTCGCGAATTTACTCTAGGAACTGCATTTGCTCACTTGAGAAAAGCTGAAGTCCTGGCAGATGAAAACCAAGCAGGACCAGTAGGAATTGCTAAACCTCAGGGTCTTAAATGGACTGAAAAAGGCTTGAAATTGAACGCCCTCACTGCCGTTGTTCTCCGCTTGTCTCAAGGTGGTGCTATTGTCGCCCCAGCTGTGGAAGAAAAACCAGAATTTGATCTTTCTAGCTTGGAAGTTGAACCAGAACAAGGCCAAGCTCAAAACCTAGCAGCCAATCCTGAAACTCAAGAAACTGCTACAGAGGCTCGCTCTCAGAACCTCCTTCCAAACACAGGAACTGAGAGCAAATCACTTCTTGCCCTTGCTGGATTCAGCATCCTTGCCCTTCTCGGACTTGGATGGTTGATGAAAAACAAGAAAGAGAACTGA